The Chryseobacterium indicum genome includes a window with the following:
- a CDS encoding FISUMP domain-containing protein, which yields MLEQEKRRSDCYISALLAGNRNTNGTFNNRSSNGNWWSSSASGTSNAFNRNLNTGNRGVNRNANNRANGFSVRCLKD from the coding sequence ATACTAGAGCAAGAAAAAAGAAGGAGTGATTGCTATATTTCTGCCCTGCTTGCAGGCAACCGCAATACCAATGGCACGTTCAACAATCGTTCGTCTAACGGCAACTGGTGGTCGTCATCGGCTTCGGGGACGTCTAATGCTTTCAACCGCAACTTGAACACTGGCAACCGTGGTGTGAACCGCAACGCCAACAATAGAGCGAACGGCTTTAGTGTTCGTTGTCTCAAGGACTAA